The Opitutaceae bacterium genome window below encodes:
- a CDS encoding TonB-dependent receptor: MKNSLITTAYRCALGAIAAIAASGIGSAQSTRQSDVPKTEDETVELSPFVVSTEDDGGYRVDKTLVGSRTAKNVMDLPGSVSIINQQVISDLNAVEVHEVLQFGVAGVTQNQTINDDVNIRGFRTTFSLRDGVTKTSFKRNPMFDVERIEVIKGPGAMLIGNNSFLGGGVNFVTRQPSHRRSNDLHVTLSNNSYVRLQANTTGPLVDQKDFKLDYRLTLGLLNADTDREIENEDQKFVGGALTGYFGPNVIVMLNAYYFQDNGYFYWEDFLDFNTIQGTTKNPMAAKLNRYSTKSFSPGRSKDRFWENQDGFVNLTMLSKLTENANFRLAYFFNNLVDRRRHVRGITITADNHTLARQDIPVMIDGFSHSLQADFTHKLTAKAFTLDSTIGADANYQFTRQDQSVNTLPALDTANINNYPADDAYFAQKVAGAGLPNLSQNINRPESLSYYFQENLSLLKDRLMLVGGLRWFMPGGTNKNNVTGVVTDRPDKTFKTHKYGIVIRPIPAVSLYWTDSQNIFTQTGNTDRFQGNDQLGPPLSNQEGKMKEYGVKLDHKVSKSVSIYGSIAYYDMSLTHVRTFGVLPEGNPPGSIGAIESAADMADGWEYEFGLRHATDSGELNLIATYADGNSATAADPTLMAVDFVPKKESLMVRYGWNSGLLKGCAVGATYFDQSRKRNANFWIDFPATYNVFARYTWGKNWSAQLNLNNITDERYIVAIAANGLVQTEPGFDAKLAIRYTW, encoded by the coding sequence ATGAAAAATTCCCTGATTACCACCGCCTATCGGTGTGCACTCGGCGCAATCGCGGCAATAGCCGCTTCTGGCATTGGATCGGCGCAGTCAACAAGACAGTCTGATGTCCCCAAGACGGAAGACGAAACGGTCGAGCTCAGCCCCTTTGTTGTCTCCACGGAGGATGACGGGGGCTATCGTGTCGACAAGACTCTGGTCGGAAGCCGCACGGCAAAGAACGTAATGGATCTTCCCGGTTCTGTATCGATCATCAATCAGCAGGTCATCTCGGATCTAAACGCCGTTGAAGTCCACGAGGTGCTTCAATTCGGCGTGGCGGGCGTCACCCAGAACCAGACTATCAACGATGACGTCAACATCCGGGGATTTCGAACGACCTTCTCGCTGCGCGATGGAGTCACGAAGACCTCCTTCAAGCGCAACCCGATGTTCGACGTCGAGCGCATCGAGGTCATCAAGGGTCCCGGCGCCATGCTCATTGGAAACAACTCGTTTCTCGGAGGCGGCGTCAATTTTGTCACCCGGCAGCCTTCCCACAGGCGATCGAACGATCTTCATGTCACGCTTTCGAACAACAGTTATGTCCGGCTGCAGGCCAACACAACCGGTCCTTTGGTTGACCAGAAGGACTTCAAGCTCGACTATCGCCTGACCCTGGGGCTCCTCAATGCCGATACGGACAGGGAGATCGAGAATGAGGATCAGAAATTTGTCGGGGGCGCCCTCACCGGTTACTTCGGGCCGAACGTCATCGTGATGCTCAACGCCTACTATTTCCAGGACAATGGCTACTTCTACTGGGAGGACTTCCTCGATTTCAACACGATCCAGGGCACGACCAAGAATCCGATGGCGGCAAAGTTGAATCGTTATTCAACCAAGAGCTTCTCGCCGGGTCGCAGCAAGGACAGGTTCTGGGAGAATCAGGATGGCTTCGTGAATCTCACAATGCTCAGCAAGCTGACGGAGAACGCCAACTTTCGACTGGCATACTTTTTCAACAATCTTGTCGATCGCCGGCGCCATGTGCGGGGCATTACCATCACTGCTGACAACCATACCCTGGCGCGTCAGGACATCCCGGTGATGATCGATGGCTTCAGTCACAGCCTGCAGGCTGACTTCACCCACAAATTGACCGCCAAGGCTTTCACACTCGATTCGACGATTGGCGCGGATGCCAACTATCAGTTCACACGCCAGGATCAGTCGGTCAACACCCTGCCGGCGCTCGATACGGCAAACATCAACAACTATCCGGCTGACGACGCCTACTTTGCGCAGAAGGTAGCGGGTGCCGGCCTGCCCAACCTCTCCCAGAACATCAATCGTCCGGAGAGCCTGTCCTACTACTTTCAGGAAAATCTGTCTCTTCTGAAGGATCGTCTCATGCTTGTCGGCGGTCTGCGTTGGTTCATGCCGGGCGGCACGAACAAGAACAATGTCACCGGTGTTGTCACCGATCGTCCGGACAAGACATTCAAGACGCACAAGTACGGCATTGTCATCCGGCCGATTCCCGCGGTTTCCCTCTATTGGACCGACTCGCAGAACATCTTCACGCAGACTGGAAACACGGATCGTTTCCAGGGCAATGACCAGCTCGGTCCTCCTCTCTCCAACCAGGAAGGCAAGATGAAGGAGTATGGAGTCAAGCTGGACCACAAGGTCAGCAAGTCGGTTTCCATCTATGGCTCGATCGCCTACTACGACATGTCGCTCACGCACGTTCGCACATTCGGAGTTCTGCCCGAAGGCAATCCACCGGGTTCCATAGGCGCCATCGAGTCGGCGGCCGACATGGCTGACGGCTGGGAGTACGAGTTTGGATTGCGCCATGCGACCGATTCCGGGGAACTCAATCTCATTGCCACGTATGCCGACGGCAACTCCGCGACCGCCGCGGATCCCACGCTCATGGCGGTGGATTTCGTTCCCAAGAAGGAAAGCCTGATGGTCCGCTATGGATGGAATTCCGGTTTGCTCAAGGGCTGCGCCGTGGGAGCCACATACTTCGACCAGAGCAGGAAGCGCAATGCGAATTTCTGGATAGATTTTCCCGCCACTTACAACGTGTTCGCACGCTACACCTGGGGCAAAAACTGGAGCGCCCAGCTCAATCTCAACAACATCACCGACGAGCGTTACATTGTTGCCATCGCCGCCAACGGTCTCGTCCAGACCGAGCCCGGTTTCGACGCCAAGCTCGCCATTCGTTACACCTGGTAG
- a CDS encoding Gfo/Idh/MocA family oxidoreductase, whose protein sequence is MRKSPTVLIIGCGSIGERHLRCFKNTDRASVNACDTNPALLARMAETYGVPTNDNWREAFAAGVDAAVICTPAPFHVEMAAAALNAGAHVLIEKPLSHSLAGIDGLLAARDRCARHATVAYVYHCHPVLAAAREFLRGGAFGPILQATAVSGQDFPFFRPAYAQTYYRDHSLGGGAIQDAITHAVNWVESVLGPTSSVLCDSAHLALPGVAVEDTVHVALRHAGGALSSLTLNQFQAPNETTYQFNASGGSVKIEMHRARWGTFARGAADWTWHEIPPVDRDGPFMLQANAFLDLLEGKPSRLCSLEAAIATLRFNLAALASSASGHRVDCASLHA, encoded by the coding sequence ATGCGCAAATCCCCCACTGTCCTCATCATCGGCTGTGGCAGCATAGGTGAACGTCACCTGCGCTGCTTCAAGAATACCGACCGCGCCAGCGTGAACGCATGCGATACCAACCCCGCCCTGCTGGCCAGAATGGCTGAGACTTATGGCGTGCCGACCAACGACAACTGGCGCGAGGCGTTCGCCGCGGGGGTGGACGCCGCGGTGATCTGCACGCCGGCACCCTTCCATGTCGAAATGGCAGCCGCCGCCCTGAATGCAGGCGCGCATGTCCTGATCGAAAAACCCCTGTCGCACTCCCTCGCGGGCATCGATGGCCTGCTCGCGGCCCGCGATCGTTGCGCACGTCACGCCACAGTGGCCTACGTGTATCACTGCCATCCCGTTCTCGCGGCAGCCCGCGAGTTCCTTCGTGGCGGCGCATTTGGGCCAATCCTCCAGGCTACCGCGGTCAGCGGCCAGGATTTTCCATTTTTTCGGCCCGCGTATGCCCAGACCTACTATCGCGACCATAGTCTCGGCGGCGGCGCGATCCAGGACGCCATCACCCACGCGGTCAACTGGGTCGAAAGCGTGCTGGGCCCGACGAGCAGTGTGCTCTGCGACTCCGCTCACCTCGCGCTTCCAGGGGTCGCGGTCGAGGACACGGTACACGTCGCCCTGCGTCACGCGGGCGGCGCATTGTCCAGCCTCACGCTCAACCAGTTTCAGGCGCCCAACGAAACGACCTACCAGTTCAACGCGTCTGGCGGGAGCGTGAAAATTGAAATGCACAGGGCCCGGTGGGGGACGTTTGCGCGCGGCGCGGCTGACTGGACCTGGCACGAGATTCCTCCCGTCGACCGCGACGGCCCCTTCATGCTTCAGGCAAACGCATTCCTCGATCTGCTCGAAGGCAAGCCTTCCCGTCTGTGCAGCCTCGAGGCGGCAATAGCCACCCTGCGCTTCAATCTCGCCGCCCTCGCCTCCTCAGCTTCCGGCCATCGCGTCGACTGCGCCTCCCTGCATGCCTGA
- a CDS encoding Gfo/Idh/MocA family oxidoreductase yields the protein MPDTGAQPIRLAMLGMIPGNGHPYSWSAIINGYDRAAMARCPYAAIPGYLGAQPHDTVRIPSAQVTHLWTDDPREAPEVAAASLIPHIVAQPEDVIGQVDAVLISTDDGADHVRRARPFVEAGLPVFVDKPMATTIEELRQFIAWERAGARILSSSGLRYAPELAGFIADRASLGDLRWMSLATAKTWERYGIHVLEPAFVVLGPGFESVRLESRPGLEVAHLVHSSGVQVTLPVIHDGGGSFGAVQACGTAGLSQFRFTDTYAAFRGQLLAWIEFVRTGGSAYPFAHTIEMMCVIIAGIRSRAENSRRVAIDEIQELL from the coding sequence ATGCCTGACACCGGCGCACAACCCATCAGACTCGCCATGCTCGGCATGATCCCGGGCAATGGTCATCCGTATTCGTGGTCGGCCATCATCAATGGCTACGACCGCGCCGCCATGGCGCGATGCCCCTACGCCGCGATACCGGGCTATCTGGGCGCGCAGCCGCACGACACAGTGCGAATCCCAAGCGCGCAGGTCACGCACCTGTGGACGGACGATCCGCGGGAGGCGCCGGAGGTCGCCGCCGCCTCGCTCATCCCGCACATTGTCGCGCAACCCGAGGACGTCATCGGCCAGGTCGACGCAGTCCTCATCTCAACCGATGATGGTGCCGACCACGTGCGCCGCGCGCGTCCATTTGTCGAGGCGGGTCTGCCGGTGTTCGTCGACAAGCCAATGGCGACAACGATCGAGGAGCTGCGCCAGTTCATCGCCTGGGAACGCGCGGGCGCACGCATCCTTTCCTCGAGCGGTCTGCGCTACGCACCCGAACTGGCCGGCTTCATCGCAGATCGCGCCAGCCTGGGCGATCTGCGCTGGATGTCGCTCGCAACCGCAAAAACCTGGGAGCGCTACGGCATTCACGTTCTCGAACCCGCTTTCGTCGTGCTCGGCCCGGGGTTTGAATCGGTGCGACTCGAAAGCCGCCCGGGCCTTGAAGTCGCCCACCTGGTTCACAGCAGCGGCGTGCAGGTGACCCTGCCGGTGATCCACGATGGCGGGGGAAGCTTCGGAGCGGTTCAGGCCTGCGGCACCGCCGGACTCTCGCAGTTTCGGTTCACCGACACCTACGCCGCCTTTCGCGGCCAGCTCCTCGCCTGGATCGAGTTTGTCCGCACAGGGGGATCCGCGTATCCATTCGCCCATACGATCGAGATGATGTGCGTCATCATCGCAGGCATCCGCAGCCGTGCGGAAAACTCCCGCCGCGTCGCGATCGACGAAATCCAGGAACTTCTTTGA
- a CDS encoding aldolase codes for MKPRPSRVLRLIRSGQLPTVFKCNLSDPRVMEIIGLSDVDAVWLDNEHVPNDWITLENQIRASRLHDMDTLVRVGRGSYSDYIRPLEAGATGIIVPHVANEKEARQIVEWVRFHPIGKRALDGGNVDGNFCLTSMDDYIRASNEERIVILQIESPEALAEVDHIAAVPGFDALLFGPGDFSHRIGRVGHLDDPVVVDARKRVAAAAVKHGKFAMTAGLIAPLPELVAEGYRLIGIGADVVTLANGIKDRLKNVRGQIAALPPTLKPPASPYA; via the coding sequence ATGAAACCCAGACCCAGCCGCGTCCTGCGGCTCATTCGAAGCGGCCAGCTGCCGACCGTGTTCAAGTGCAACCTGTCCGATCCCCGTGTCATGGAGATCATCGGGCTGAGCGATGTCGACGCCGTGTGGCTGGACAACGAGCATGTGCCGAACGACTGGATCACCCTCGAGAACCAGATCCGCGCCTCGCGTCTCCACGATATGGATACACTCGTGCGCGTCGGCCGCGGGAGCTACAGCGACTACATCCGGCCCCTCGAGGCGGGTGCAACCGGCATCATCGTGCCGCATGTCGCCAATGAGAAGGAGGCGCGGCAGATCGTCGAATGGGTGCGTTTCCATCCGATCGGGAAACGGGCCCTCGATGGCGGCAATGTCGACGGTAACTTCTGCCTCACCTCCATGGACGACTACATTCGGGCGTCCAACGAGGAGCGCATCGTGATCCTCCAGATCGAATCCCCCGAGGCGCTCGCCGAGGTGGATCACATCGCCGCCGTGCCGGGATTCGACGCCCTGCTGTTCGGTCCGGGCGACTTCAGCCATCGGATCGGGCGCGTGGGCCATCTTGACGATCCGGTCGTTGTCGACGCACGGAAACGCGTCGCCGCGGCAGCGGTTAAGCACGGAAAGTTCGCGATGACCGCAGGTCTGATTGCTCCGCTTCCCGAACTCGTCGCCGAGGGCTACCGGCTTATCGGCATCGGTGCCGATGTTGTCACGCTCGCAAACGGCATCAAGGACCGCCTGAAGAACGTGCGCGGTCAGATCGCTGCACTTCCACCGACCCTGAAGCCTCCCGCGTCCCCCTATGCCTGA